A single window of Candidatus Kryptoniota bacterium DNA harbors:
- a CDS encoding ABC transporter ATP-binding protein: protein MQNATLITTENLDKIYALSQTNLTALDHITLSIIRGEFVGLVGPSGSGKTTLLNILGALDAPSHGSAVVLGRNVESLSHKEAARLRNEHIGFIFQTFNLLPVYTVYENVEFPLLLQRVDASRRKQLVEEALEWVGLGDRADSRPSQLSGGQSQRVAIARAMVKKPELVLADEPTANLDAANSHHIMKTMLQLNQNLKTTFVFATHDEKVIGYLRRKVTLVDGKVAKDERLAEESQS from the coding sequence ATGCAGAATGCGACACTGATAACGACCGAAAATCTTGACAAAATCTATGCGCTCAGTCAGACGAATCTTACTGCGCTCGACCACATCACCCTTTCTATAATTCGGGGAGAGTTCGTGGGTCTCGTGGGTCCGAGCGGTTCAGGCAAGACCACACTACTCAATATTTTGGGTGCTCTTGATGCTCCATCTCACGGGAGCGCTGTCGTCCTGGGGCGCAACGTGGAATCCTTGTCGCACAAAGAAGCGGCTCGTCTCAGAAACGAACACATCGGATTCATCTTCCAGACGTTCAACCTCCTTCCTGTCTACACCGTCTATGAAAATGTCGAGTTTCCACTCCTGTTACAGAGGGTTGACGCATCCCGACGAAAGCAACTTGTCGAAGAGGCGCTGGAATGGGTCGGCCTTGGAGATAGGGCGGATTCCAGACCGTCGCAACTTTCAGGTGGACAGAGTCAGAGAGTTGCGATTGCGAGGGCGATGGTGAAGAAACCCGAGCTCGTGTTGGCCGATGAACCAACCGCGAACCTTGATGCGGCAAATTCCCACCATATTATGAAAACGATGTTGCAGCTGAATCAGAACCTCAAAACAACGTTCGTCTTCGCGACACACGATGAAAAAGTCATCGGGTATCTCAGGCGGAAGGTGACTCTGGTAGACGGAAAGGTCGCAAAGGACGAACGTCTCGCAGAAGAATCGCAATCGTGA
- a CDS encoding LemA family protein, translating to MGILIIVILLLVVIVFAGYLVSIYNGLVLLKNNIGKAWSNIDVLLKQRHDELTKLLESVKGYMNFEKDVQIQVTQARAAYAQAKTIPEKAQADNMMTSTLKSLFAVSENYPELKADQMFIQFQGRITEIESQIADRREFYNDSVNTFNIRIAQLPYLFIARMLNYMPAELFKAADADKQDVTVKF from the coding sequence ATGGGAATCTTAATCATTGTAATTCTTCTTCTCGTCGTCATCGTGTTCGCCGGCTATCTTGTGTCGATCTATAATGGTCTTGTTCTGCTGAAGAATAACATCGGGAAAGCCTGGAGCAATATCGATGTCCTCCTGAAACAACGCCACGATGAACTGACAAAGTTATTGGAGTCCGTAAAGGGATATATGAACTTTGAAAAGGATGTACAAATACAAGTCACTCAGGCACGGGCGGCGTACGCTCAGGCGAAAACAATACCGGAAAAAGCGCAAGCCGACAATATGATGACATCAACGCTGAAATCACTTTTTGCTGTATCTGAAAATTATCCCGAGTTGAAAGCCGATCAGATGTTCATCCAATTTCAGGGCAGGATTACTGAGATAGAAAGTCAAATTGCCGACAGACGGGAATTCTATAATGATTCCGTGAATACGTTCAATATTCGTATAGCACAGTTGCCGTACCTGTTCATCGCGAGAATGCTCAATTACATGCCCGCAGAATTGTTCAAGGCAGCGGACGCTGATAAGCAAGATGTTACTGTGAAGTTTTGA
- a CDS encoding outer membrane lipoprotein-sorting protein: MITMMWLILSLLLPVNYLQALSGDEILNRVDKNMFSETKIVESRMVIHGLREMRTVESKSWQRGTDESFTEFVAPAREQGTKMLKLKDMLWEYSPSTDRTIMISGHLLRQSLMGSDLSYEDMMDDPHLPNMYSATISSEDTVTGRLCWVLDLKAIKEDIAYDHRRIWVDKARFIVLRENLYAKSGKLLKTVDVREVMKVQDHWLAKSVLYKDVMKEGEGTEFLIDGVTLDASIPDFLLSKAALRR; encoded by the coding sequence ATGATCACCATGATGTGGCTAATTCTCTCCCTCCTGCTGCCTGTCAACTATTTACAGGCTCTTTCAGGAGACGAGATACTCAACAGAGTCGATAAGAACATGTTTTCAGAAACCAAGATAGTGGAATCACGCATGGTCATCCACGGGCTCCGGGAAATGCGGACCGTGGAGTCAAAATCTTGGCAGCGGGGCACGGACGAATCGTTTACGGAATTCGTTGCCCCGGCCCGTGAGCAGGGGACGAAAATGTTGAAGCTCAAAGATATGCTGTGGGAATATTCCCCTTCGACCGACCGCACGATCATGATTTCCGGACATTTGCTCCGACAGTCCTTGATGGGTTCCGACCTGTCGTACGAAGACATGATGGATGATCCGCATCTCCCGAACATGTACTCGGCAACGATTTCTTCAGAAGATACGGTGACAGGTAGGCTATGTTGGGTCCTCGACCTGAAGGCGATAAAGGAAGATATCGCTTACGACCATCGTCGGATATGGGTCGACAAAGCACGATTTATTGTTCTCAGGGAAAACCTGTACGCCAAAAGTGGAAAACTGCTAAAGACCGTTGATGTACGGGAGGTAATGAAAGTTCAGGACCATTGGTTGGCGAAGTCGGTTTTATATAAAGATGTGATGAAAGAGGGAGAGGGGACAGAGTTTCTAATCGATGGTGTAACGCTTGATGCCAGTATCCCCGATTTTCTTCTTTCAAAGGCTGCGTTGCGAAGGTGA
- a CDS encoding FtsX-like permease family protein — protein MLTLKLAIRNILSAGLRTWLNVIALSFSFVAIIFVQGFYDGLNDQVERATIDDLYAGGQYWQKSYDPYDPLSLDDAHEVLPPQLQSLISEAKATPILIRRGTIYPQGRFRSILLKGIDPDQKILSIPSELLKDTSQEIPGVIGTRMAKSAGIHEGDVVTVQWRDIHGTFDARDVTIKKVFKTTVQDIDNEQIWIPLEQLRNFTRTENQATIVVLKKNVVPVDNVADWNFKDLSFLLKSIHSLVKMKSIGASIMYLLLLFLAMLAIFDTQVLSIWRRRKEMGTLMALGMTRTNVIELFTFEGAFHSILAAVVAAVYGIPLLAIAANRGFELPNAADSLGFAIGEKLFPAYSPALVIGTTILVCTVTTIVSFLPTRKIAHLKPTDALRGKMS, from the coding sequence ATGCTTACGTTGAAACTGGCAATTCGAAATATCCTTAGTGCTGGTCTACGGACATGGCTTAATGTTATCGCTCTCTCGTTCTCATTTGTTGCCATCATCTTCGTGCAGGGATTCTATGACGGACTGAACGACCAGGTGGAACGTGCAACTATCGACGACCTCTACGCAGGTGGACAGTATTGGCAGAAGTCGTACGATCCGTATGACCCGCTCTCGTTGGACGACGCTCACGAAGTGCTGCCACCTCAGCTTCAGTCGCTCATATCAGAGGCAAAGGCAACACCTATCCTTATTCGAAGAGGGACCATCTATCCTCAGGGCCGATTCCGCTCTATTCTCCTGAAGGGAATCGATCCGGATCAGAAGATCCTGTCAATTCCTTCTGAGCTATTAAAGGACACATCTCAGGAAATTCCTGGTGTGATTGGGACTAGGATGGCGAAGAGCGCCGGAATACACGAAGGGGATGTGGTGACGGTGCAGTGGCGGGACATCCACGGCACGTTCGATGCGCGCGATGTAACGATCAAGAAGGTGTTCAAAACGACTGTGCAGGACATCGACAACGAACAGATATGGATCCCATTGGAACAGCTCCGGAATTTCACTCGCACAGAGAACCAAGCAACGATTGTCGTCTTAAAAAAGAATGTCGTACCGGTGGACAATGTCGCCGACTGGAACTTCAAGGATCTCTCATTCCTTTTGAAAAGCATACATTCGCTCGTAAAAATGAAAAGCATTGGCGCAAGTATCATGTATCTTCTCCTTCTGTTTCTGGCTATGCTGGCAATATTTGACACGCAGGTTCTTTCAATCTGGCGGCGCCGGAAGGAGATGGGAACGCTCATGGCCCTTGGGATGACAAGGACGAACGTCATTGAATTGTTTACATTCGAAGGAGCATTTCACAGCATTCTGGCAGCTGTCGTCGCTGCGGTGTACGGGATACCTCTTCTCGCGATTGCGGCCAATAGGGGTTTCGAACTCCCAAATGCTGCGGACAGCTTGGGTTTTGCTATCGGGGAAAAGCTATTCCCCGCCTATTCTCCGGCGCTGGTGATTGGTACGACAATCCTGGTCTGCACTGTGACAACCATCGTCAGTTTCCTTCCGACAAGAAAGATAGCGCACCTGAAACCCACCGATGCACTGAGGGGGAAAATGTCATGA
- a CDS encoding FtsX-like permease family protein has product MIKFLLKGLLRDRSRSLFPFLTVLAGVMLVVFLQAWINGAISSMIQSTAHFNTGYVDVMTRAYAKEADQASNELALLGIDTLITELRHDYPDLVWVPRIKFGGLLDIPDEHHETKAQGPVSGLAVDLLSAGSAEWKILNMKDAIVRGRVPRSHGEILAGEELAEKLGVQPGDTATLISSTMYGSMSVTNFVVVGTVRFGIAAMDKGMVIADISDIQQALDMQGGAGEILGFFADDLYHEDRANAVTAQFNARHMVSSDSTPSNAVSFAPVMGTLRTLSGLSDYIDYVDIFSAVIVGVFLVAMSIVLWNAGLTGSLRRYGEIGLRLAMGEDKTHVYLSMLTESLAIGCIGSIVGTLFGLAIAFYLQVHGFNIGAIMKDSTMMLPNVVRAQITGLTFVIGFFPGLLATFLGTAMSGIGIYRRQTSQLFKELET; this is encoded by the coding sequence ATGATTAAGTTTCTCCTCAAAGGACTCTTGCGGGACAGGTCAAGATCGCTCTTTCCGTTCCTGACCGTTCTTGCCGGGGTGATGCTGGTCGTCTTCCTGCAGGCGTGGATCAACGGTGCAATTTCGAGTATGATTCAGTCGACCGCCCACTTCAACACCGGGTACGTCGATGTAATGACCAGGGCGTACGCAAAGGAGGCAGACCAAGCATCCAACGAGTTGGCGCTCCTCGGAATCGATACGCTCATCACCGAGCTAAGACACGATTACCCCGATCTTGTCTGGGTTCCGCGGATCAAATTCGGTGGATTGCTCGATATCCCCGATGAACACCACGAAACCAAAGCCCAGGGCCCAGTCAGCGGCTTGGCGGTAGATTTGCTGTCGGCGGGGAGCGCTGAATGGAAAATCCTCAATATGAAAGACGCCATTGTCCGTGGGCGGGTCCCGAGAAGTCACGGAGAAATACTTGCCGGCGAAGAATTGGCGGAAAAGTTGGGTGTCCAGCCGGGAGACACGGCGACCTTGATCAGCTCGACGATGTATGGAAGTATGAGTGTGACAAACTTCGTCGTTGTCGGGACGGTTCGGTTTGGTATTGCCGCGATGGATAAGGGAATGGTAATTGCCGACATCTCCGACATACAGCAAGCGCTGGATATGCAAGGAGGGGCAGGAGAAATACTGGGATTCTTTGCGGACGATTTGTATCACGAGGACCGGGCAAATGCGGTGACAGCGCAGTTCAATGCTCGCCACATGGTCAGTTCGGACAGTACGCCATCGAACGCTGTTTCTTTCGCGCCGGTCATGGGAACGCTGCGAACGCTCAGCGGACTTTCAGACTACATCGACTATGTCGATATATTTTCTGCAGTCATCGTCGGCGTATTCTTGGTTGCCATGTCGATCGTTTTGTGGAATGCGGGCTTAACGGGAAGCTTGCGCCGGTATGGCGAAATCGGCCTCCGCCTCGCCATGGGTGAGGACAAGACGCATGTGTATCTTTCTATGCTCACGGAATCCTTGGCAATCGGTTGCATCGGATCGATTGTGGGTACGCTTTTCGGGCTTGCGATCGCATTCTATTTGCAGGTACACGGTTTCAACATCGGTGCGATCATGAAAGACAGCACGATGATGCTGCCGAACGTCGTGCGGGCGCAAATCACGGGTCTTACCTTTGTGATCGGCTTCTTCCCCGGCCTGCTTGCTACATTTCTGGGCACCGCGATGTCCGGCATCGGGATCTACAGACGACAAACATCGCAATTGTTCAAGGAGCTTGAAACATGA
- a CDS encoding GIDE domain-containing protein — MDSSILYISVFVICLLLSWYLYKRFFAYSGLEDKFSDVVNSGGSFVFGLVLLLIILLLMLASNHFVLWFITSITFSIAPYFLVVIGSILFQFGFAKMNELEFMRNIPRSKIRSVAIGPVEISGTILSQNVLTTPYSKSPCVYCRSELEIYSADDDSDSDNSGGWKTVPGPTFKIPFWVKDETGQIMVDPEGAEVEISDRELGMLNQDGSSKDADDAVSENFSPRPGDRRYVEQFLAPNDPVFILGSAGIRKDGPTEQLLIQGGTETARFVISDSREKYAIYQEKWEMLAGLSYGIVIFVTGFLGILYLINLL; from the coding sequence ATGGATTCATCTATACTGTACATCTCAGTGTTCGTTATCTGCCTATTGCTATCGTGGTACCTCTACAAACGATTCTTTGCATACAGCGGCTTAGAAGACAAGTTTTCCGACGTTGTGAATTCGGGTGGCAGTTTTGTCTTCGGTCTCGTTCTCTTGCTCATTATCCTTCTATTGATGCTTGCCTCAAATCATTTCGTTTTGTGGTTCATCACCTCCATTACATTTTCAATTGCACCGTATTTTCTTGTTGTCATTGGTTCTATCCTTTTTCAATTTGGTTTTGCAAAGATGAATGAGCTGGAGTTTATGCGCAACATTCCGCGCTCAAAGATTCGATCGGTGGCTATTGGACCGGTGGAAATAAGCGGTACGATTCTTTCGCAAAATGTTCTCACGACTCCGTATTCTAAGTCGCCGTGCGTGTACTGCCGGAGTGAATTGGAAATATATTCCGCGGATGACGATTCAGACTCTGACAACTCGGGCGGATGGAAGACGGTACCTGGACCAACATTCAAGATTCCTTTTTGGGTTAAAGACGAAACCGGACAGATTATGGTTGACCCGGAAGGTGCTGAAGTTGAGATTTCAGATAGAGAGCTCGGAATGTTGAATCAGGATGGCTCTTCGAAAGATGCCGACGATGCCGTGTCAGAGAATTTTTCTCCCAGACCCGGCGACAGACGTTATGTCGAACAGTTCTTGGCGCCGAATGATCCGGTGTTCATTCTCGGATCGGCGGGGATCAGAAAGGACGGACCAACAGAACAACTTCTGATCCAGGGAGGGACGGAAACCGCACGATTCGTTATCTCGGACAGCCGAGAAAAGTATGCGATCTATCAAGAGAAATGGGAAATGCTCGCCGGGCTTTCGTATGGCATAGTGATTTTCGTTACGGGATTTTTGGGAATACTTTATCTAATAAACCTATTATGA